A single genomic interval of Pyrobaculum arsenaticum DSM 13514 harbors:
- a CDS encoding uL15 family ribosomal protein, whose translation MVRRFKRAVKYRRGSRTHGWGRVGQHRKSGGSGGKGMVGFHKHKWSLVMKYGESGTGWPFYGKHGFKQPPTITVEWRPINVGTLAEVVRELKSEGKIREEGGKYVVNLLELGYNKLLGGGSIDVPVIVYTPVASKTAVEKIQRAGGEVRVVAIHR comes from the coding sequence ATGGTGCGCCGTTTTAAGCGAGCTGTGAAGTATAGACGTGGTAGCAGAACCCACGGCTGGGGGAGAGTGGGGCAACACAGGAAGAGCGGAGGCTCCGGCGGCAAGGGAATGGTGGGGTTCCATAAACACAAGTGGTCGCTAGTCATGAAATACGGCGAGAGCGGCACAGGCTGGCCTTTCTATGGCAAACACGGCTTTAAGCAACCGCCAACTATTACAGTAGAGTGGAGACCTATCAACGTCGGCACCTTGGCAGAAGTCGTGAGAGAACTGAAATCGGAGGGAAAGATAAGAGAAGAGGGCGGAAAATACGTTGTTAACCTCCTGGAGCTGGGGTACAACAAGCTACTTGGGGGAGGCTCCATAGATGTACCTGTCATTGTCTACACACCCGTAGCCAGCAAGACAGCTGTGGAGAAGATCCAAAGAGCGGGCGGAGAGGTGAGAGTAGTAGCAATACATAGGTGA